In a single window of the Flavivirga spongiicola genome:
- a CDS encoding capsular polysaccharide export protein, LipB/KpsS family, producing the protein MSFTKNKIIIIESRDNVKIWDEVFDENFCNRNNVEIHFLIFNKLFSSRSGNNHFINNGVSDKKIDVPINYDRQRNYFGSNRTDYYVYYKSMKDKITEINPNFIFGEAASFQDYLAIKICREVNIMYLNPMTSRYPIGRFAFYKEDTLVPFLGSNENLSDSKLEELYNQITNKKVVPDYMIKKNYKLKTKQKFKDLLVKVIAYRNGDKNTPSPFHYIKRTVKNKANQSRVKKISIKTLPKTKSFKILYPMQMQPESNIDVYGHPFNNQLEIIKELSKQLQEDDELIIKPNPKPFMEITSGLIDFISTNEKVSILNFDISMGEIFKDINMVVTVTGTIAIECILINKPLIALKSTYFNTTKNSIVMKSYNEIKEIISSIKNGNYPTMPYRQRLEYLNYLNKISYQGIIGSLNMSADKTAVLKNSFELFFLQNKD; encoded by the coding sequence ATGTCTTTTACAAAAAACAAAATTATAATTATAGAGAGTAGGGATAATGTTAAAATATGGGATGAAGTTTTTGATGAAAATTTTTGCAATAGAAATAATGTCGAAATACATTTTCTTATTTTTAATAAATTATTTAGTTCAAGATCAGGAAATAACCATTTCATAAATAACGGTGTTTCAGATAAGAAAATTGATGTACCTATAAATTATGATAGACAGAGAAATTATTTTGGTTCAAATAGAACGGATTATTATGTCTATTATAAAAGTATGAAAGATAAAATAACTGAAATTAATCCCAATTTCATATTTGGTGAAGCAGCATCTTTTCAGGACTATTTAGCTATAAAAATATGTAGAGAAGTTAATATTATGTACTTAAACCCTATGACAAGTAGGTATCCTATAGGTCGATTTGCGTTTTATAAAGAAGACACTTTAGTCCCTTTTTTAGGTTCGAATGAAAACTTAAGTGATTCAAAACTAGAAGAATTGTATAATCAGATTACAAATAAGAAAGTTGTTCCAGATTATATGATAAAGAAAAATTATAAATTAAAAACAAAACAAAAATTCAAGGACTTACTTGTTAAAGTTATTGCTTATCGAAATGGAGATAAAAATACACCTTCTCCTTTTCATTATATAAAAAGGACAGTAAAGAATAAGGCAAACCAAAGTAGGGTAAAGAAAATATCAATTAAAACTTTACCAAAAACCAAATCTTTTAAAATATTATACCCTATGCAAATGCAGCCTGAATCTAATATAGATGTTTATGGGCATCCTTTTAATAATCAATTAGAAATAATCAAAGAGCTTTCTAAACAGTTACAAGAAGATGATGAACTAATAATTAAACCAAACCCTAAACCTTTTATGGAAATAACCAGTGGTTTAATAGATTTTATCAGTACTAATGAAAAAGTATCAATATTGAATTTCGATATTTCTATGGGTGAGATTTTTAAAGATATTAACATGGTTGTTACAGTTACTGGGACTATAGCTATAGAGTGCATCTTGATTAATAAGCCGCTTATAGCCCTTAAAAGTACTTATTTCAATACTACCAAGAATAGTATAGTAATGAAGAGCTACAATGAAATAAAAGAGATTATTAGCTCAATAAAAAACGGTAATTATCCTACAATGCCTTATAGGCAAAGATTAGAATATTTAAACTACCTAAATAAAATAAGTTATCAAGGAATTATCGGTAGTTTAAATATGTCAGCAGATAAAACAGCTGTACTTAAAAATAGTTTCGAACTTTTCTTTTTACAGAACAAAGATTAA